One Centroberyx gerrardi isolate f3 chromosome 6, fCenGer3.hap1.cur.20231027, whole genome shotgun sequence genomic region harbors:
- the sst1.2 gene encoding somatostatin 1.2, protein MRSVRCSSVLVLLALVLSSPGVASQPDRDQYQNQNQDQNLDLELELRHHRLLQRARNAGLMSQDWSKRAVEDLLSQLSLPEGDAQREAEVVSMATGGRMELERSVDPPNNLPPRERKAGCKNFYWKGFTSC, encoded by the exons ATGAGGTCCGTGCGGTGTTCCAGTGTTCTGGTTCTGTTGGCGTTGGTTCTGTCCAGTCCAGGCGTCGCCTCCCAGCCCGACAGAGACCAGTatcagaaccagaaccaggacCAGAATCTGGACCTGGAACTGGAGCTGCGGCACCACAGACTGCTGCAGCGAGCTCGCAACGCCGGCCTGATGTCACAG gactGGAGTAAACGTGCAGTGGAGGACCTGCTATCCCAGCTCTCCCTGCCAGAGGGCGATGCCCAGCGGGAGGCAGAGgtggtttccatggcaacagggGGAAGGATGGAGCTGGAGCGCTCAGTTGACCCCCCCAACAACCTGCCCCCCCGCGAACGCAAAGCTGGCTGCAAGAACTTCTACTGGAAGGGCTTCACCTCCTGTTag